Proteins from one Comamonas flocculans genomic window:
- a CDS encoding VirB3 family type IV secretion system protein, translating to MSGPDTFAAGFEVPLHRSLTEPILLGGAPRTVAIANGTLAAAVGLGLQLWIPGVVLWIVGHALAVWGARVDPQFMAVFARHIKHRPLLDV from the coding sequence ATGAGCGGCCCGGACACCTTCGCGGCCGGGTTCGAGGTGCCGCTGCATCGCTCGCTCACCGAGCCGATCTTGCTGGGCGGCGCACCGCGCACCGTGGCGATTGCCAACGGCACGCTGGCCGCCGCCGTCGGGCTGGGCCTGCAACTGTGGATTCCTGGCGTCGTGCTTTGGATCGTCGGCCATGCGCTGGCGGTCTGGGGTGCGCGCGTCGATCCGCAGTTCATGGCCGTGTTCGCCCGGCACATCAAGCACCGCCCGCTGCTGGACGTGTGA
- a CDS encoding TrbC/VirB2 family protein has translation MTQMIVPAFRFFINPALRLLTLSRLHNLARPAAQGLMLAAFLLFLAGTAQAAGSSMPWEGPLQSILESIQGPVARIVAVIIIIATGLALAFGDTSGGFRKLIQIVFGLSIAFAASSFFLSFFSFSGGAVV, from the coding sequence ATGACGCAGATGATCGTTCCTGCTTTCCGTTTTTTTATAAATCCGGCTTTGCGCCTGCTCACGCTGTCGCGGCTGCACAACCTGGCCCGCCCTGCGGCGCAAGGGCTGATGCTGGCGGCGTTTCTGCTGTTCTTGGCCGGAACCGCGCAGGCCGCCGGTTCCTCGATGCCGTGGGAAGGCCCGTTGCAGTCGATCTTGGAGTCTATTCAAGGGCCGGTGGCGCGCATCGTCGCGGTCATCATCATCATCGCCACGGGCCTGGCGCTCGCCTTCGGCGACACGTCAGGCGGTTTTCGCAAGCTCATCCAGATCGTGTTCGGTCTGTCCATCGCGTTCGCGGCTTCGAGTTTCTTCCTGTCCTTCTTCAGCTTCTCCGGCGGGGCTGTCGTATGA
- the trbE gene encoding conjugal transfer protein TrbE, which yields MLNLAEYRQRPALLADWLPWAGLVAPGVVLNKDGSFQRTARFRGPDLDSATQGELIATSARLNNALRRLGSGWALFIEAERRAAAGYSHSEFPEPLSWLVDEERRAAFEESGTHFESGYHLTLVYLPPEESHARAAGMLYENRPTEGVDWRERLTAFVAETERVFDLLDGVMPEIAWLDDSQTLTHLHAAISTRRYRVGVPEVPFHLDALLADAPLVGGLAPMLGDQHLRIATVRGFPTSTWPGILDDLNRLGFAYRWSTRFLCLDKSEAEKELARLRRQWFAKRKNVIALLRETIFQQESPLVDTDASNKAADADAALQELGSDQVAFGYLTATVTVMDEDVGAADEKLRMVERVIQGRGFVTIPETLNAVDAWLSSIPGNAYANVRQPIVSTLNLAHLMPVSAVWAGPEKNDHLGGPPLIVTRTDGATPFRLVTHIGDVGHTLVAGPTGMGKSVLLATLAMQFRRYPSSRIFAFDMGRSMRATILGLGGEHYDLGMDGEIAFQPLARIDRESYRTWAAEWIEGRLRHEGVAVGPDEKAAIWSALGSLAGAPVAQRTMTGLSVLLQSNALRQALAPYVLGGAHGKLLDADHDRLGMANVQCFEMEELMHSKAAVMAVLHYLFARFDERFDGAPTLLILDEAWLFLDDPVFAARIRQWLKTLRKKNVSVIFATQSLADIKDSSIAPAIIESCVSRIFLPNPQATEPQIRAIYEGFGLNSRQIEIVATAQPKRDYYYQSRLGNRLFDLDLGPATLAFAGASTPQDQRDMDAVLAAVDASSAASSPFAAAWLRHRSLDWAAELLRDFPGTPPGAAFVPTHPQENQP from the coding sequence ATGCTCAACCTCGCCGAATACCGCCAGCGGCCCGCGCTGCTGGCCGACTGGCTGCCCTGGGCCGGGCTGGTCGCGCCGGGAGTCGTCTTGAACAAGGACGGCAGTTTCCAGCGCACGGCCCGATTCCGCGGGCCTGACCTCGACAGCGCCACGCAAGGCGAGCTGATCGCCACGTCGGCGCGCTTGAACAACGCGCTGCGCCGGCTGGGTTCGGGCTGGGCGCTGTTCATCGAAGCCGAGCGCCGCGCTGCCGCCGGCTATTCGCACTCGGAGTTTCCCGAGCCGCTGTCGTGGCTGGTGGACGAGGAACGCCGGGCAGCGTTCGAGGAATCGGGCACCCATTTCGAGAGCGGCTACCACTTGACGCTGGTGTACCTGCCGCCCGAGGAATCCCACGCCCGCGCGGCGGGCATGTTGTACGAGAACCGTCCCACCGAAGGCGTGGACTGGCGCGAGCGCCTGACCGCCTTCGTGGCGGAGACGGAACGGGTCTTTGACCTGCTCGACGGCGTGATGCCGGAAATCGCCTGGCTGGACGACAGCCAGACGCTGACCCACCTGCACGCGGCTATCTCGACGCGGCGCTACCGTGTGGGCGTACCTGAAGTGCCGTTTCACCTCGATGCGCTGCTGGCCGATGCCCCGCTGGTCGGCGGCCTTGCGCCCATGTTGGGAGACCAGCACCTGCGTATTGCGACAGTGCGGGGCTTCCCGACCTCGACCTGGCCGGGGATTCTGGACGACCTAAACCGCCTGGGATTTGCGTACCGCTGGAGCACGCGCTTTCTGTGCCTCGACAAATCCGAGGCGGAAAAAGAACTCGCCCGCCTGCGCCGCCAGTGGTTCGCCAAACGTAAGAACGTCATCGCGCTGCTGCGCGAAACGATCTTCCAGCAGGAAAGCCCGCTGGTGGACACGGACGCCAGCAACAAGGCCGCCGACGCGGACGCCGCCCTGCAGGAGCTGGGCAGCGATCAAGTCGCCTTCGGCTACCTGACGGCGACCGTCACCGTCATGGACGAGGACGTCGGCGCAGCCGACGAGAAGCTGCGCATGGTGGAGCGTGTCATCCAGGGACGCGGCTTCGTGACGATCCCCGAAACGCTCAATGCGGTCGATGCCTGGCTGTCCTCGATCCCCGGCAACGCTTACGCCAATGTGCGCCAGCCCATCGTCTCGACGCTGAACCTGGCGCACCTGATGCCCGTGTCGGCGGTATGGGCCGGGCCGGAGAAGAACGACCACCTGGGCGGCCCGCCGCTGATCGTCACGCGCACCGATGGCGCCACGCCGTTCCGGCTGGTCACGCACATCGGCGACGTGGGCCACACGCTGGTCGCGGGGCCGACCGGCATGGGCAAGTCGGTCTTGCTTGCCACCTTGGCGATGCAGTTCCGCCGCTACCCCAGCTCGCGCATCTTCGCCTTCGACATGGGGCGCTCGATGCGCGCCACGATCCTCGGGCTGGGCGGCGAGCACTACGACCTGGGCATGGATGGAGAAATCGCCTTCCAGCCCTTGGCCCGCATCGACCGCGAGAGCTACCGCACCTGGGCGGCCGAATGGATCGAAGGCCGCTTGCGGCACGAGGGTGTGGCGGTCGGGCCGGACGAGAAGGCCGCGATCTGGTCTGCACTCGGCAGCCTCGCCGGTGCGCCGGTGGCGCAGCGCACGATGACGGGCCTGTCGGTGCTGCTGCAATCGAACGCGCTGCGCCAGGCGCTCGCGCCCTATGTGCTCGGCGGCGCGCACGGCAAGCTGCTGGACGCCGACCACGACCGGCTCGGCATGGCCAACGTGCAGTGCTTCGAGATGGAGGAGCTGATGCACAGCAAGGCCGCCGTTATGGCCGTGCTGCACTACCTCTTTGCGCGTTTCGATGAACGCTTCGATGGAGCGCCCACGCTGTTGATCCTCGATGAAGCGTGGCTGTTTTTGGATGACCCGGTGTTTGCCGCGCGCATCCGCCAGTGGCTCAAGACGCTGCGCAAGAAGAACGTCAGCGTCATCTTCGCCACGCAGAGCCTGGCCGACATCAAGGATTCGAGCATCGCGCCCGCGATCATCGAAAGCTGCGTCAGCCGAATCTTCCTGCCCAATCCGCAGGCGACCGAACCGCAGATTCGAGCTATCTACGAGGGCTTCGGCCTGAACTCGCGGCAGATCGAGATCGTCGCCACCGCTCAACCCAAGCGCGACTACTACTACCAATCCCGTCTCGGCAACCGCTTGTTCGACCTTGACCTGGGGCCGGCGACGCTGGCCTTCGCGGGCGCCTCCACGCCGCAAGACCAGCGTGACATGGACGCAGTGCTCGCCGCAGTCGATGCCAGCTCCGCAGCGTCTTCCCCGTTCGCAGCCGCGTGGCTGCGCCACCGCAGCCTCGACTGGGCGGCCGAGCTGCTGCGAGATTTTCCCGGCACGCCGCCGGGCGCCGCCTTTGTTCCCACCCATCCGCAGGAGAACCAGCCATGA
- the trbG gene encoding P-type conjugative transfer protein TrbG: MNAVFCRSALPVILLASAILFSGCATQGKPPPVISLDEPVQAHPLPEAPKPVEVVTVPEVLPMPAQMKPVPKADDAKPTAEPADETVRVARANAEARIAPTREGYVNAIQVWPFTDGALYQVYAAVGRVTVIALQPGEELVTVAAGDTVRWIVGDTSSGSGDVLRVNVMVKPIRSGLKTNLVITTSRRTYLLELTSTEKTWMASVSWEYPKDKMLALQRQAQAASAAAPVDSGLLLEKIRFRYAVSGSNPPWKPLRAFDDGEKVYIQFPPGIAQGELPPLFVIGAQGDGQLVNYRFRPPYYIVDRLFGAAELRLGGDKGDVVRIERTDGARRN; encoded by the coding sequence ATGAATGCAGTTTTCTGTAGATCCGCCTTGCCGGTGATCTTGCTGGCATCGGCCATCCTGTTCTCGGGCTGCGCCACGCAGGGGAAACCGCCGCCGGTCATCTCGCTTGATGAGCCCGTACAGGCCCACCCGCTGCCCGAGGCACCGAAGCCGGTGGAAGTGGTGACCGTGCCCGAGGTGTTGCCGATGCCGGCACAGATGAAGCCTGTGCCCAAGGCCGATGACGCCAAGCCTACTGCGGAACCTGCCGATGAAACCGTGCGCGTGGCCCGCGCCAATGCCGAGGCGCGCATTGCGCCCACGCGCGAGGGCTACGTCAACGCGATTCAGGTCTGGCCTTTCACCGATGGCGCGCTGTACCAGGTCTATGCGGCCGTGGGCCGCGTGACCGTGATCGCGCTGCAGCCCGGCGAGGAGCTAGTGACGGTCGCCGCCGGCGACACGGTGCGCTGGATTGTGGGCGACACATCGAGCGGCAGCGGCGATGTGCTGCGCGTCAATGTGATGGTGAAGCCGATCCGCTCGGGCCTGAAGACGAATCTCGTCATCACCACAAGCCGACGCACCTATCTGCTGGAGCTGACTTCGACCGAGAAGACGTGGATGGCCTCGGTGTCCTGGGAGTACCCCAAGGACAAGATGCTGGCTTTGCAGCGCCAGGCGCAGGCGGCCAGCGCTGCCGCGCCGGTGGATAGCGGCCTATTGCTGGAGAAGATCCGCTTCCGCTACGCGGTCAGCGGCAGCAATCCGCCGTGGAAGCCACTGCGCGCCTTCGATGACGGGGAGAAGGTCTACATCCAGTTTCCGCCGGGCATCGCCCAAGGCGAGCTGCCGCCGCTGTTCGTGATCGGCGCGCAGGGCGATGGCCAGCTCGTCAACTACCGATTCCGCCCGCCGTACTACATCGTGGATCGTCTGTTTGGCGCGGCCGAGCTGCGCCTGGGCGGGGACAAGGGCGACGTGGTACGGATCGAGCGCACGGACGGCGCGCGGAGGAACTGA
- the trbF gene encoding conjugal transfer protein TrbF: protein MRFKRPQVRYADTPQPATPYQAAGQVWDERIGSPRVQAKNWRLMAFGCLALALLMAGGLVWRSAQSIVTPYVIEVDQAGQVRTVGEAATPYRPSDAQVAYHLGRFIGLVRSLSIDPIVVRQNWLDAYNYTTDKGAVVLNEYARMNDPFARIGKESVTVQITSVTRASDTSFNVRWTETRYVNGALDRTERWNAVISIVQQTPRTEQRLRKNPLGIYVNGLSWSRELEGNEGAKP from the coding sequence ATGCGATTCAAAAGACCCCAGGTGCGCTACGCCGATACGCCGCAGCCCGCCACTCCGTACCAAGCCGCCGGCCAGGTGTGGGACGAGCGCATCGGCTCGCCGCGCGTGCAGGCGAAGAACTGGCGCTTGATGGCCTTCGGCTGTCTTGCGCTCGCGCTGCTGATGGCCGGTGGCCTGGTCTGGCGCTCGGCGCAGTCCATCGTGACGCCCTATGTGATCGAGGTCGATCAAGCTGGGCAGGTGCGTACCGTGGGCGAAGCCGCCACGCCGTACCGGCCCAGCGATGCCCAGGTGGCCTACCACCTGGGCCGCTTCATTGGCCTGGTGCGCTCGCTGTCCATTGACCCCATCGTGGTGCGGCAGAACTGGCTCGATGCCTACAACTACACCACCGACAAGGGCGCCGTGGTGCTCAACGAGTACGCCCGCATGAACGATCCGTTCGCGCGCATCGGCAAGGAGTCGGTGACGGTGCAGATCACCAGCGTGACCCGCGCCAGCGACACGTCTTTCAACGTGCGCTGGACAGAGACGCGCTACGTCAACGGCGCACTGGATCGCACCGAACGCTGGAACGCGGTGATTTCCATCGTGCAGCAGACCCCGCGCACCGAGCAGCGTCTGCGCAAGAACCCCCTGGGCATCTACGTCAACGGTCTGTCGTGGAGCCGTGAACTGGAAGGAAACGAAGGAGCAAAACCATGA
- the trbL gene encoding P-type conjugative transfer protein TrbL, with translation MNDVTIIDRFLDTFSRYIDSGFGLLHGEVAFLTATLIVIDMTIAGLFWAMGHATGQGEDVIAKLIRKVLYVGAFAYIIGNFNWLAGIVFRSFAGLGLTASGSTLSMENFLQPGRLAKVGIDAGAPILKQIGDMTGFPEVFVNITPIVVMFLAWLIVLLCFFVLAIQLFITLIEFKLTTLAGFVLMPFALWNKTAFLAEKVLGNVVSSGIKVLVLAVIVGIGSGLFAEFQVQPAEPSIDHAVVVMLASLTLLALGIFGPGIATGLVSGGPQLGAGAMAGAALGAAGAAVAVGAAATGVGGAVAAGARMAPAAAKLAGSGARAAAGAASSARSAFQAGSASAGGGLKGAAAGVGNVAKTGAQAAGQKVADGARSMKERVAAAFRPDDAAPSGGSRGAADSAAPAAAEQPAWAKRLHRRQQLTHAATTAAHTLRGGDGGSSSQGPSLRDDG, from the coding sequence ATGAACGACGTAACCATCATTGACCGCTTCCTCGATACGTTCTCGCGCTACATCGACTCGGGCTTTGGCCTGTTGCATGGCGAGGTGGCGTTCCTCACGGCCACGCTGATCGTCATCGACATGACGATCGCCGGCCTGTTCTGGGCGATGGGCCATGCCACCGGCCAGGGTGAGGACGTGATCGCCAAGCTGATCCGCAAGGTGCTCTACGTCGGCGCCTTCGCCTACATCATCGGCAACTTCAACTGGCTGGCCGGCATCGTGTTCCGTTCGTTCGCGGGCCTGGGCCTGACGGCAAGCGGCTCGACCTTGAGCATGGAGAACTTCCTGCAACCGGGCAGGCTGGCCAAGGTCGGCATCGACGCCGGGGCACCGATCCTCAAACAGATCGGCGACATGACGGGATTCCCCGAGGTGTTCGTGAACATCACGCCCATCGTCGTGATGTTCCTCGCCTGGCTGATCGTCCTGCTGTGCTTCTTCGTGCTGGCGATCCAGCTTTTCATCACGCTGATCGAGTTCAAGCTGACCACGCTTGCGGGCTTCGTGCTGATGCCGTTTGCGCTCTGGAACAAGACCGCGTTCCTCGCTGAAAAGGTCTTGGGCAACGTGGTGTCCTCGGGCATCAAGGTGCTGGTGCTGGCCGTCATCGTCGGTATCGGCTCGGGCCTGTTCGCCGAGTTCCAGGTGCAGCCGGCCGAGCCGTCCATCGACCATGCGGTCGTCGTCATGCTGGCCTCGCTGACCCTGCTGGCGCTGGGCATCTTCGGGCCGGGCATTGCGACCGGGCTGGTGTCGGGCGGCCCGCAGCTCGGCGCGGGCGCGATGGCCGGTGCCGCGCTGGGCGCGGCCGGCGCTGCGGTTGCTGTGGGCGCAGCGGCCACGGGCGTCGGTGGCGCCGTCGCTGCCGGCGCACGCATGGCCCCGGCTGCGGCCAAGCTGGCCGGCAGCGGTGCGCGTGCCGCTGCCGGGGCGGCCAGCAGCGCAAGGTCGGCGTTCCAGGCTGGCTCTGCGTCCGCAGGCGGTGGCCTCAAAGGCGCAGCCGCTGGCGTGGGCAATGTCGCCAAGACCGGCGCGCAGGCCGCCGGGCAGAAGGTGGCCGATGGCGCGCGTTCGATGAAGGAGCGCGTCGCGGCCGCCTTCCGGCCCGATGACGCCGCCCCGTCTGGCGGCTCGCGGGGTGCAGCCGATTCCGCAGCGCCTGCAGCCGCCGAACAGCCCGCCTGGGCCAAACGCCTGCATCGCAGGCAACAACTCACCCATGCCGCGACGACCGCCGCCCACACGCTGCGCGGTGGCGATGGCGGCAGCTCCAGCCAAGGGCCGAGCCTGCGCGACGACGGATGA
- the trbB gene encoding P-type conjugative transfer ATPase TrbB has translation MSAAPQSMSATSLDRRIQMLRTAMGPLIATALEDPDVVEIMLNPDRTLWVDRLSSGRAPMGVEMPEADGERIIRLVAAHVGAEVHRSHPLLSAELPETGERFEGILPPAAPGPAFALRKRAANVIPLSRYIEDGMMTAAQAAFLVRAVRERQNILIAGATSSGKTTLANALLAEIASTGDRVLVLEDTVELQCAARDHVPLRTRAGVVSMQELVRSTMRLRPDRVVVGEVRGAEALDLIKVWGTGHPGGIATIHAGSALGALLRLEQLILEVAANPPRALIAEAVNMVIHIAGRGRKRRIESIARVVGFDGVGYQLADALETPFPELLPIPDAAPAAATSPSLDQPGELP, from the coding sequence ATGAGCGCCGCTCCCCAATCCATGAGTGCCACGTCGCTCGACCGGCGCATCCAGATGCTGCGCACGGCCATGGGGCCGCTGATCGCCACCGCGCTCGAAGACCCCGACGTGGTGGAAATCATGCTCAACCCTGACCGCACTCTCTGGGTTGATCGCCTGTCATCGGGCCGCGCACCTATGGGTGTGGAGATGCCCGAAGCCGATGGCGAGCGAATCATCCGGCTGGTTGCGGCCCACGTCGGCGCGGAGGTGCATCGCAGCCATCCGCTGCTGTCGGCTGAATTGCCCGAGACGGGCGAGCGCTTCGAGGGCATCCTGCCGCCTGCTGCACCGGGGCCAGCCTTTGCGCTGCGCAAGCGCGCTGCGAACGTGATCCCGCTGTCGCGGTATATCGAGGACGGAATGATGACCGCCGCCCAGGCGGCGTTTCTGGTGCGCGCCGTGCGCGAGCGCCAGAACATTCTGATCGCCGGGGCCACCAGCAGCGGCAAGACCACGCTCGCCAATGCCTTGCTCGCCGAAATCGCCTCCACCGGCGACCGCGTGCTGGTGCTCGAAGACACGGTGGAGTTGCAATGCGCGGCCCGCGACCACGTACCGCTGCGCACCCGCGCTGGCGTGGTGTCGATGCAGGAACTGGTGCGCTCGACCATGCGCCTGCGCCCTGATCGTGTCGTCGTCGGCGAGGTACGCGGCGCCGAGGCGCTGGATCTCATCAAGGTGTGGGGCACCGGCCACCCCGGCGGCATCGCCACGATCCACGCAGGTTCCGCGCTGGGCGCGCTGCTGCGCCTGGAGCAACTGATTCTCGAAGTGGCGGCGAACCCGCCGCGTGCGCTGATCGCCGAGGCGGTCAACATGGTGATCCATATCGCCGGACGTGGACGCAAGCGCCGCATCGAGAGCATCGCCCGCGTCGTCGGCTTCGACGGCGTGGGCTATCAACTGGCGGACGCGCTGGAGACGCCGTTTCCCGAGCTTCTGCCGATCCCCGATGCCGCACCCGCTGCGGCGACTTCCCCGTCCCTTGACCAACCTGGAGAACTGCCATGA
- the trbJ gene encoding P-type conjugative transfer protein TrbJ — protein MKTHASKLAALTAACVLAFGIAQPAHALFGVGDIVLDPTNLVQNTLTAVRTLEQINNQIRQLQNEAQMLINQARNLASLPSSVVGQLRANLATTQRLIAQAKGLAYDVTSIDREFARLYPEKYAATVSGNQMYLDAQERWKNTLNGLQTTMQMQAQASQNLSDDESVLADLVGKSQSAEGALQAMQAMNQLLALQAKQSIQTQRLQITQDRAASLELARQAAATERGREVTRRFLGEGTPYTPQPVNFYNR, from the coding sequence ATGAAAACCCATGCTTCCAAGCTCGCCGCGTTGACCGCCGCCTGCGTGCTCGCCTTCGGCATCGCGCAGCCCGCGCACGCGCTGTTCGGCGTCGGCGACATCGTGCTCGACCCGACCAATCTGGTGCAGAACACGCTCACTGCCGTTCGCACCTTGGAGCAGATCAACAACCAGATCCGCCAGCTCCAGAACGAAGCGCAGATGCTCATCAACCAGGCGCGCAACCTGGCCAGCCTGCCGTCCAGCGTGGTGGGCCAGTTGCGCGCGAACCTGGCGACCACCCAGCGGCTTATCGCGCAGGCCAAGGGCCTGGCCTACGACGTGACGAGCATCGACCGCGAGTTCGCGCGCCTGTATCCCGAGAAGTACGCCGCCACGGTGAGCGGCAATCAGATGTACCTCGATGCGCAGGAGCGTTGGAAGAACACGCTCAACGGCTTGCAGACCACCATGCAAATGCAGGCCCAGGCGTCGCAGAACCTGAGCGACGACGAAAGCGTGCTGGCTGACCTCGTGGGCAAGAGCCAGTCGGCAGAAGGCGCGTTGCAGGCGATGCAGGCCATGAACCAGTTGCTCGCCTTGCAGGCCAAGCAGTCGATCCAGACGCAGCGGCTCCAGATCACGCAAGACCGGGCCGCCTCGCTGGAATTGGCGCGGCAGGCCGCGGCCACGGAGCGCGGGCGCGAGGTGACGCGCCGCTTCCTGGGTGAAGGCACGCCGTACACGCCGCAACCCGTCAATTTCTACAACCGCTGA
- a CDS encoding CopG family transcriptional regulator yields MSHYRLNLFIQPEHAQRLDELAAKKGVSKSSIVAAALASWLSPDAADQREAAIAKRLDRLSRQAERMKRDQNIQIETLALFIRYYLTVSTPVPQAHQDAARAQGKARFEQFVEQLGRHLMRGRSLVRDVVEELHPDPVRTEDAAAAAQARERAS; encoded by the coding sequence ATGAGTCACTACCGGCTGAACCTCTTTATCCAGCCCGAGCACGCCCAGCGACTCGATGAACTGGCCGCCAAGAAAGGCGTGTCGAAGTCGTCCATCGTCGCGGCGGCGCTCGCATCGTGGCTGTCGCCCGATGCGGCCGACCAGCGCGAGGCAGCCATCGCCAAACGCCTTGATCGCTTGTCGCGCCAGGCCGAGCGCATGAAGCGCGATCAGAACATCCAGATCGAGACGCTAGCACTGTTCATTCGCTACTACCTGACCGTCAGCACGCCGGTTCCCCAGGCACACCAAGACGCGGCCCGCGCCCAGGGGAAGGCGCGCTTCGAGCAGTTCGTAGAGCAGCTCGGCCGCCACCTGATGCGCGGGCGCAGCCTGGTGCGCGACGTGGTGGAGGAGCTGCATCCCGATCCGGTGCGGACGGAGGATGCGGCGGCGGCCGCCCAGGCGCGGGAGCGTGCGTCATGA